Proteins encoded together in one Amblyomma americanum isolate KBUSLIRL-KWMA chromosome 1, ASM5285725v1, whole genome shotgun sequence window:
- the LOC144115850 gene encoding uncharacterized protein LOC144115850, translated as MGSQQFCLKWNNHQSNMLAVFYQMLSNEALVDVTLACEGLSLKAHKMVLSACSPFFQALFAENPCKHPIVILKDVRYVDLRAIVDFMYRGEVVVPQEDLTALLKTAETLKVKGLVTSVDGAADSGPVGSPRAESPPLSKRKRSRRPRRCSPSDSNKSDSEDAPPATRIKVPDSPEIIEDGSMSSDHMTDPHTASPASRASNVASSTAVPSGALHGSSVQASISQPTQDSIGDDVGEGDDADFDVEPLDVMEESATTESVPVFPDVASSSQALGDESQQSHHTGSTSGNSALVPAQPSLPSDIPITSQEDIEPSPTSLTPYDDWFKHWCDSFKHQ; from the exons ATGGGATCCCAACAGTTCTGCCTGAAGTGGAACAACCACCAGTCGAACATGCTGGCCGTGTTCTATCAAATGCTGTCTAACGAAGCGCTGGTGGACGTTACGCTGGCGTGCGAAGGTCTCTCGCTGAAGGCGCACAAGATGGTCCTCTCCGCCTGCAGCCCCTTTTTTCAAGCGCTTTTTGCCGAGAATCCCTGCAAGCACCCTATTGTGATACTGAAGGACGTGCGCTACGTGGATTTGAGGGCGATAGTCGACTTCATGTACCGCGGTGAGGTAGTCGTGCCGCAGGAAGATCTCACGGCGCTCCTGAAGACTGCCGAGACTCTGAAGGTCAAGGGTCTCGTGACCAGTGTGGACGGTGCTGCGGACTCTGGACCCGTGGGTTCGCCGCGTGCCGAATCTCCGCCGCTCAGTAAACGAAAGAGAAGCCGCCGGCCTCGGCGGTGCTCACCTAGCGACTCCAACAAGAGCGACTCTGAAGACGCTCCGCCTGCGACGCGTATCAAGGTGCCCGATAGTCCCGAAATTATTGAGGACGGTAGTATGTCTAGTGATCACATGACCGACCCTCACACCGCGTCTCCTGCGAGTCGGGCTTCCAATGTGGCGTCGTCTACTGCCGTGCCTTCAGGCGCTCTTCACGGTTCAAGTGTTCAGGCCAGCATCTCTCAGCCTACTCAGGACTCGATTGGTGACGACGTGGGGGAGGGCGACGATgcagacttcgatgtggagccTTTGGACGTTATGGAAGAATCTGCGACGACCGAGAGC gTTCCAGTGTTCCCGGACGTTGCCTCGTCGTCACAAGCACTAGGGGACGAGTCCCAGCAGTCTCATCACACAGGGTCCACATCCggcaactctgcacttgttcctgctcaaccttcattgccttcagacattcctatcacgagtcaag aagacatcgagccgtcgccAACTAGTTTAACACCATACGATGATTGGTTCAAGCATTGGTGCGATTCGTTCAAGCATCAGTGA